From Solanum lycopersicum chromosome 4, SLM_r2.1:
TAGAAATAAGGTGATaaaccaaataaaccatgcaCTTGAGTTCACAAGTTATTTCTTGTTTAAAAACAAACACTTTTACAATGTCGAATAACCAAGTGTTTgagacaacaaaaaataaaagtaggaaattaaactctaagtcgaggactttatatacaaaatggtataaatataattatttaatttactatcagGTTATCAGTTAACCTGTTAAGAAAAAACTTCAAACCGTTAAGAACCGATAacccaataaaaaaaatcaaaactgtTATTAAAACCACTAAACCAATAACGCAATGCTAtaaatcaataacttttttatcgaTTAAGCTTATCAGTTTCTGTTCGATTTTAAACAACTGTAGTTATGTGTATCAAAAGattaatatcatatttaatCGATTTTGTTAGTTAGTTTACATGACGTCCttttaatttcatgaaaaaCCTCATGCATACCTCATTTCAAATTTCCATTGTAGTTAAATTATGTTCCATCGTGTATCtaaattatattcttttgtGGATACAATCGATTCTTAGTTGTTTTGAATTACCATTAACTAGATCGTTGTAGGTTGCATTATCACTCAAAGGTATTCCATCAATCCTATGGTTTTCATATTCGATTTCAGAGATCCATGAACGAGATCACCTCAACAATATTGTGATATTCATCATttgcattaaaaaaatacttgaaaaaacTAGGATCAAAGAAAGGAATTGATGAAGAGGATGAAGTTTACAATATTAGAtttactaatatttattatttgcatttttaataaaacggaaaagggcctaaaatatctttgaagtattgaaaatgatataaaaattacccttcatccacctattggttccaaaatgtccttttcatccacctattgactccaaaatacccctGTCATCCACGTTTGGGTTCAAACTTgaccatttttttaattgttttaaaattaaactatttaaatatttttttaaatacttggcgttcaactattggttataatttaatttgttaatataatttataaaccaattcactacccactcattagtAACTAAACCCTacctaattaataattaaattataatatcaaaatcatcataaattgTACTAAAACACGATATGACATCCAAAATTGTTCGAGTCCGAattgaagccccaattaaatttaggttgagccgcttatttaggaggacactttctttcaagattgaattagaaatttatgattaaaggtaaagaagtaatacatcccgaattaattcatgcacttttttgtaaatataatttttataaatatttatgatttgttttaaaatcttcaatatatcattttgaaaaaaaattacctatgaagtaacatcacataattgaaacgtaaaaataattaagatgaacatagtcagacttctaagtttatcggtaatttttatttcgatacttgaatgtatgataatttacttctatagatattttctcctcaaattttttaaaatgctcAATTGGCATTAGTTTTTctattgttgcattaataatgtgatgggtttattaatttagaggggtttaattagtaacgAGTGGGTAgtgtgatttataaattatactaataagttaaattataacaaatagttgagtgtcatgtactttaaaaaatatttaaatagtttaaatataaaaccgttaaatataTAAGTGGTCACTTTTGAACCAAAAGATGGATGACaatggtattttggacccaataggtgggtgggaagggtattttggagccaatagatggatggagagtaattttataccatttccaatattttgagaatattttaggcccttttccattaataaaaatagtaacatTGGATACAGATggatccaaaaaaaaattgttttggaTGTTTAGCATATGCAGTAAATGTTCAGACGAGGGATAAGTTTGTTGCCAGAGAACTTCCTATTGTCTTTATGGGTTATTCAGCCACTAAGAAGGGTTATAAACTATAGGATTTGCATTCTAAAAGGTTCTTTTTTAGCAAGGAtgttattttttcatgaatCTGTTTATCCTTTTAAATAGATGATTCCTAGTAATGATCCTATATTTCCTGTCATGGATTTTGTTGCGGATGTTCCAGTAGACCCTATGGCCTCTACACATGTTATTCCCCCTCCTACTGCTCCAGTACATGCAAACCATCCAGTGTTTGATGTTTCTGAGGCTCCATTAAGAAGATCACACAAACCTAAGTCTACACCTGGTTTAATGAATATTTTGTCAACTCTTGTATCTATCCTATGTCTGATTACCTGAGCTTTGCTCTAATTTCTCCTGAGTATGCCACCTACCTAGCTTCTCACACCTCTAAAATTGAACCTATGACCTATAATGAGGTTGTTCAAGATGCCAGATGGGTTCTTGCAATGAAACAAGAGATTGTTGCTCTTGAAGAAAATGGTACTGGGACATTGTTGATCTTCCTCTAGGAAAGAATGTTGTGGTTTGCAAATGGgtgtttaaaataaaatataaagttgatGGTACGATTGAAAGGTTCATGGCAAGGCTAGTTGCCAAGGGATTTACAAGGAGGGTCTTAATTACCAAGAAACCTTCTCCCCAGTTGCTAAGATGGTGACTGTCAGGTTTGTCCTAGCTATTGTTGCCTCTAAAAATTGGCACATCTATCAAATGGATGTGTACAATGTCTTCCTTCAGGGTGATTTGGTTGAGAAGGTTTATATGCAAATAACTTTAGGTTTTTTTAAAGGTTCTCATCACAAGGTTTGCAAGCTAAACAAGTCTTTGTATGGATTGAAACAGGCTTCCATGCAATGGAACCTGAAGCTCACTTCAGCTTTGCAGGATTTGGGGTTTGTTTAGAGTCATTTTGACTACTCTTTGTTCACTCTTATTGTTaaatctgatgttgttatcttggtttatgtggatgatctgATTCTTACTGGTTCCAACAATACACTCATTCAATCTACCAAATCCAACCTTCAGCAGAAGTTTAAGATGAAGGATCTTGGTGTCTTGAGATGTTTTCTTGGCCTTGAATATTCCAGGAATGCCTCTGGAATTTTTTTGAATCAGAGGAAATATGCCCTTGAATTAATTGCAGATTCAGGTCAAGGGGGAGCTAAACCTGCTTCAACTCCACTTGACTTCAAACAAAGACTTCCTATGAGTCTGATATAGCCACAGGAAGCACAACTAATGATAAGTTACTGATTGATCCTGAGAGGTACCAAAGACTAGTGGGAAAACTGTTATATCTCATTATGACCAGACCTGACATTGCTTACACAGTGCAGGTTttgagtcaattcatgcatagaCCAACAGAGTCTCAGATGCTTGCTGCTATCAGGGTGATTAGATATATCAAGAATGCTCCAGGGCTTGGCTTGTTTATGTCTTCTACTACATCTCATCAATTATTTGCCTATTGTGATTCAGTCTGGGCTGCTTCTTCTCAATCCAGAAAATCAGTCACAGGCTATATGATTAAGTTTGGATCTTCCTTGATTTCATGGAAGTCGAAGAAGCAAGAAACAATCTCACGGAGCTCAGCTGAAGCTGAATTTAGGAGCATGGCATCCACAGTGGCAGAACTCTCTTGTCTATTCAAGGAACTGGGAGTTCCAATTGTGTATACAACCTATTAATTTGCATTGTGATAGCAAGGCTTCTATACAAATAGCTGAAAATCCAATTTTTCATGAACGAACTAAGCACATTGACAATGATTGTCATTTTGTGAGAGAAAAACTACAACAAGGACTAATCAAGACTCATCACATAGGAACAAGAGAGCAGCCAGCTGATTGGAAAGGATCAACATGGTATTTACTTGTGAAGCTTGGTCTGAAGAATGTATTATTGCCATCCAGCTTGAGATTAGTGATATCGTAGTTAGTTAGGAGGTTATAACAAACTCATAATTAGATAGTGTTATCTAGCCATGACAGTAAGTAGAGCAGTAATTAGTTGGATATAAATCATTATATAAATAGACTTGTAGATCATTGTTGTAGATACAAGTTTCAGTGCAATACAAAGTCTTTCCTATTCTTCTCTAAAAGGTTCTTTCAGTGCAATCAATACAAAGCCTTTCCTATTCTCCTCTAACTGTTGGTAGCTGATGTTcacagaaagaaaaaatggaacTAAAAGAAAACTCAAATTCTTTTGGATGCTATTTGAGAGTGCTTCTAGTTGAAGTTTTGACTCACTACTTACGACCCTCGAAAATCTTTTTCTATACCTTAGTTTTTCACCAACTGCCTCACTGACTAGGAAAGAAGCCTTTAATAGGAGAGGATTTAGGGGGGAAACGAGTGAGAAAAAGTTGGGATTCGTACAATTCTCAATGGATGGACTTCTTGATTCCGAGCAAGGATGAGCGGCCGCCCGATTTTCTGGGTTCGGGTCGCATCTGGTTTGCTGGAAATTGTGGGTGCGTCTGGCTACTCTACAGGGTGGAATTGGACTGGGCCTTCTCTATGTGTGTTGTAATGTATGTTATTGTATGCTATTAACAAGGAAGGGGTTGTTGACGTTGGGATGGACATGGGTATTTGGAATTggcaaaataaaatttacttacCAAACTCCGTTAATGAATTAGTAAgacgaattaatataattaatcaaCTAGCTTCTCaatcttaacaaaataaaatagttatctcaaatataaactaaataatttaaatataaagcattatataactaactaattaatcaaatatttaattaaaaaaaatatttttgagatgatATTCGAATAaccataaaatatactaattatatacaaaactatataaaacatatatatattttaaaaattatacaagagaaacaaaactatttaaataacTTGAATAATATTCTGAATATTATAAAGCCAATAATTTCAAATTGTTTGGAATTTAAGAAGCtcgatgattaatttatattgtggaTGGTCATAATtaggtgtcaacaactgtccctcgtTTGACTTGGATTGATGAAAGAACTCTgacaaaaatgaaattgacaaaTCTAATTTTGACCGACCACATATTCATCCCTTAGAAGAAAGTTTTTGGTACGTACTTTAGGAATTATGACCGAACACCGAAAATAAatttcctacatatctctggctatatgagaattcagacCATTTGTAGCTCGATACGCTTGCTTTAATGCACCatttttaagaaattcaaaAGCTATTTcgataccgaattatgaagggatcgaaatgctcgagaataagACTTAAGAGCGAATGTTGAAATACAggcgagttttcaacattgagaCCGCCTACATATCCGTAAACTCAAGGAATCAGACTGTTTGTAGTTCGATTCGATcggttgaaaaggaaatctattgtACTAGATAACTTTCGGTTCTGGGAGAGTGACAAATAAGTtgagtatgaaaaagaggcttgCAACCTCTTAGCCCATGAATGTGGGGCCTTTCACACCAATAagtaagaacttacacggacataatttccaaagttCTTGGTGTATTTTCACTCAGATTAGAAAGTTGCTCCAAGTGAACCAAATTTTTCGAATACGAAACTGAAATTGAGAAACCTAAAGAAAAAACTCACATGCATTCTAATAGGGTTGTGGTTTAATTGTGGTGGAAGTCTCTCCTCAGCTTGCGTCCTAGGAGTTTGATACTCCTCTTCAGACTATATCCCAATTCGCTGCTTAGAAAAAATTTCACGTTGTGATGTATACCTTTTGATGTCGCCCGCACCTGTGATTTGCTTTGAGAATTCATCCTCTTGGATGCTCCCGACAAAGATAGAGATAAAACTCATTAGCATAAAAATTGTAGTTCGAATGGAGAGATAACGTCTTTTACCGTGTTGACACATATTTTTTCTCCTCGAACAGTTGACGTCAACTTTCTCGAATTTGACGTAAAAAAAAGCTTATGTATCATATTTGAAATATAATCTCAAATGTACTCTTTCTTTAATATGGAGTGATAAGAAATAGACTGATGTAATATGTGGATAGCTCTCTTGATGAAGTTCTTGCAAcatgaaaatattgatgatgattaaTGATCATCAGGAAGATGTCAATAATTCATCGGTAGGATGATGTTGATCCATTAGTAGGATAATATTGTTATATGATAGGATGATGATGACGCTCCAATGATTGGATGGTGATGTTGTTGCTACATTGATAGGATGACGATAATGATAGGATGATGATGTTGCTCCATCgataggatgatgatgatgatccattgataggatgatgatgataatgatctATTGATAGATAATGTTGGTCTATTGgtaggataatgataatgaagaTCCGTCGGTAGGATGATGTTGCTCTATTAATAGGATGATATTGATGATCCATTGATAGGATAATGTTGATCCATTGgtaggataatgataataaaaattcgTCGATAGAGTGATATTGATTCATTGataggataatgataatgatccATTGGTAGGATAATGCTAATGAATATTCGTCGGTGGGATGATGTTGTTACATTGGTagaataatgataatatgatatattgataGGATAATGCTAATGAATATACATCGGTGAGATGATATTAATCCGTTGgtaggataatgataatgatacaTTGGTAGGATAATGCTAATAAATATTCGTCCGTGGGATGATATTGATCCATTGAcaagataatgataatgatcCATTGGTAGGATAATGCTAATGAATGTCCGTCAGTGGGATAATGTTGATCCATAGgtaggataatgataatgaatatcCGTCGGTGGGATGATATTGATCCATTGgtaggataatgataatgatccattggtaggataatgataatgaatgtcCGTCGGTGGGATGatattgatcaatttttttcatgtcaTTGCTTTGGTGCATGTTTCAAGtcatatagggatttagtaagtttacataatTTGTTTTCTGGGTCTGCTTCAATAAAAGACTCGTGttgtttcatataaatttcCTCATTTAGGTcttcatctaaaaaaataattttacatccatttgatgaatttgcaaataaaAATTCCAGTCATAGTAATGAAAAGTCTAATTGATGTAATTTTTGTTACCGgggaaaaagtatcaaaaaattctaggtcttctagttgtttaaaacattTTGCAACTAGTCTAgcattatatacatatatcaatagaaccatccggttcgaacttttttcttaagacccatttgcaaccaattgttttacaatCCGATGATAAGAATTAGtgattccatttcatcatttacagcctCTTTCTAAAAAATAGcatcatgtgaagataatgcttaTTTCAAGGTGAAAAGGTCATCTCCAAcattaaatacataaaaatcaggaccaaaatttttttctattctagctcttttacttcttaactcaaaatcattaacttctttatttttcacaattgaattagaagaactaggtagtgactaaatattttgttcaatcctttgaaccccactatttttagaataaaaaagaaattcattttcatgaaaaatagcatcacccGATCCTATCACAAttttatcttcaagattaaaaattcTATAGGTttactattcaaagcataaccAACCAAAGGATAAGTAATAGTTTTCTTATCCAACTTTGTgatcttgggatccattagccttACAAAGGCTAaacaaccccaaactcttagatattTCAAATTTGGCTTGTAACCGTTCACAATTCAAAAGGTAtcaatttagattttttatgaggcacacgattTAACACATAAGCAGTTAAAATACAATTAACTTTATGTATATAAGAATACAAAACTATTGTTgtgagagtttctctaaccaTCAACTAAGAGCTATTGTTTACAACGTTTTGCCTCATGCTACCAGAATATTGATTAAAACTTGTTAAATATTGATCAGTTCtctagaaaaatatatataaagtattcTTTAAGAACAAGCATTGCTTCATAAATGATGGTGTTGGAAaacaaaagttaaaacattaAGATGAGATGCAAACATTTCTCTtttgatttgttgaatgccttgaatcggacctgTTACAACAGAAAgaacgggggtctcgctgcccggtcagcgagtcggggggtctagatggagatttgttgaatgccttgaatcggacccgttacaaCAGAAAGAATGGGGGTCTcgctgtcaattctgtattttaggaccttaattatctgtcaattctgtattttaggcccttaattatctgtcaattctgtattttgggcccaagcggttagtacagcttgctacttgattaactgctgaccacatacaggcatacagtgcaagacacctatggagatatGGTCAGGAGAAgatgctgattattcaaatctgaaagcttttggctgtacggcttactatcacgtcagtgaaggtaagttagaaccaagagctaaaaagggagtatttgtgggttacggagatggagtgaaaggtttcagaatctggtctccagcagaatagagggttattatgagcaggaacgttgtctttgatgaaagttctctgcttagaaccattgtgaagcctacaactatgtcagaaactgggagtcttgataaacagatggagtttcaagtcattcagaacgagagcgatttgaaagaacctgaagaggaggatcaagagccacagacagaaacagatattccagaatctatgccatcagatatccatcagagtatagctcaagatcggccaaggagggttggagttcggccacctacgaggtatggttttgaggacatggtgggttatgcactgcaggttgctaaagaggtagatacatctgagccgtctacttacaaagaagccattttaagtcctgattctgaaaaatggtttgttgctatgggagatgagatggagtccctacacaagaatcagacatgggatctggtcatacaaccttcggggagaaagattattacttgcaaatgggtttttaagaagaaggaagggatatcaccagcagaaggagtcaagtataaagccagggttgttgccagaggtttcaaccaaagagagggagtggactacaatgagatcttctcaccagtagtcagacatacttccatccaaGTGTTACTAGCGTtagttacacatcagaatctggagcttgaacaacttgatgtgaagacagcgtttctacatggagagttggaggaagagatatacatgactcagccggatggtttccaagttccagggaaggaaaatcacgtctgcaagttgaagaagttcttatatggacttaagcagtctccaaggcagtggtacaaaaggtttgacagctatatggtgaagttgggctacactcggagctcatatgattgttgtgtctactacaataggctcaaggatgattcattcatctatctggtgctttatgtagatgatatgttgatagctgcaaagaagaagtatgacatgcagaagctgaagggtttacttagtgctgagtttgagatgaaggatctgggagccgctcggaagattctagggatggagatcattagagacagagagagaaggaaacttttcttgtcacagagaagctactctcaaaaggtcttggcgaggtttggcatgtcttcatctaagcctattgatacccccagtgctgccaatatccatctcactgccatgttcgctccacagtcagaagaagagaaggagtatatgtcacgagtctcTTATGCCAGTGTcataggaagtttgatgtatgctatggtctgtacaaggccagatttagcacatgcagtcagtgtagtgagcaaaTTCATGGGGAAACCAgagagagaacattggcaggctgtgaagagaatttttcggtaccttagaggtacatttgacgttggtctcatttatggaggtgatactcagtgcttggttactggctattctgattctgactatgctggagatgttgacacaagaagatcgatgactggctatgtgtttacccttggaggatctgtcgtcagttggaaggcaactttcaACCTACAGttactttgtctactacggaagcggagcaCATGGCCTtaacagaggctgcaaaagaagggatttggctgaaagggttggttagtgatcttggtctgcatcgtgatcaggctacggtgtattgtgacagtttgagcgcaatttgtctagccaaggatcaagtccatcatgagagaaccaagcatattgacggaggtatcattttctgagaagtgagaagagaatcaaggtgaagaaagtaggaactgctgataatcctgctgatatgttcacaaagccggttccacagagcaagtttcaacactgtttggacttgctcaacatcagaagctgttaattgccctgcggggcaattctgaggaagagggggaggcctggcactatcatagtgcgtatgaagaatctgtttggagaattcaagtcaagatggagatttgttgaatgccttgaatcggagcttagcactatatatagacgctatggcaaaccctattttgtattctgttcttgcctctccataataaaactgctcctcCTCTTCCCTGTGGacatagccaatttattggtgaacacGTAAATCTGctgtcttgtttttcgcatttatattttctcgtattatctcaaattcagCATAACATGATCCAATATAATGTGGAAAAAATAGAAGATGATCCTCCTATTGAAAAGCCACAAGCAAAATGTGAATTTGATAGGTTGAAAGGCACTTAAAATGTTTCTAGAAAAATCGAGGCAATGGATAAGCTATCTATGTTTCAGAATTATAAAATAGATAAGTTCAAATTCAAGATGCAAATAAAACAGGAAGATATATATTCACAAGAGCATTACTGATTATCAAGTAAGGATATCCCAAGATACAAGAcaggaaattttttttatatagttccTAAAGAAAGGAGTTTGAATACTTGTTTTAGAAAGAATTGTAAAGTTTTTATAGCAACAATTTTATTGAGATAGACTTAGTCACACAGTCAGccctttttattaatattttctaggGTTTAGaaaattgatagttttcacaaatcttattagtatttttattataaattgtatTATTACACTGCATTGAGAATAACATCGTTCTTCCAACATCATCCATAAgctttctttcttgtttttcattcctttggtatttttatttctttccctAGCTAATTTATTGTCTTATAAAACCTAcgcatattttatatttgtatttgaaaatttatataaaattcaataatttaatttttctaatacaTAATGGAATATTAAAATTGTTAAGTATTGTGATCTATTGTATTTTTcacgtaatttttaaatatatgtcGTACAATTAAGAGTTGTGTGTTTGTATCCTCTTATcagataataaaatattttaaattattaattattatatttatagtatattttatataaattttaaatatataatataatattttaagttgttaattacGGTGAGTtatactactttttttttaacatgcCAGTCGGTGAAGTATTTTTCAAATGGCATATTGCCAAAATTGAGTGCTTAGCTAGTAAATTGAGCTACTACTATTTTTGTCGTGTAACCATTCAAACATTAGTCTTTTGTATAAGAATAATGACTTAGTTAATTAGAATCATTTGCATCACAGCcacattttaaaaatcaaataaaagaattgAAGTGGAACAGATGAGAACTATTTCGATATCgctaacttaaaaaattaaaattctaaatttataaactttaaatttttaattttacatcTAATATATGAAAGTTATAGTCCATTTTGGAGCACATCCAATCAATCACttcattacatttattttgatttatttatctgatttttataacataaaatttaaaaaataaagaaaaactacaCACGCacaatttgatatatatatatatcatgcaatttgattttgtgatttttaaattttcacgtAGAAAGTTagagtttttttaaattatcatgtagaaagttaaaaataagaataaatatttatcagaaaaagaatgattcttttatgaaatgaattaaaaataaaaataaaataaataaattaaaacatatcaaaaaataCTGTGTAATTAAAAACTTgcattattatgtttttataaataaaaaatataaatgacaaAGAAGTAACATGCGTTATTAGGTCATAATATTTGCAATGGCATAATTGGTAGAAAATGACAAGTAATggcttatatttttttgtttacacTGACGTAATTCTAGAGTATATCTTTCTTCGTTTAGTCTTAATTAAGCAAAAACACTTGGTCCCTTGATAGACATGTTAAATTCATATGTTAGTTGCATATAATTCTAAAGCCAAATTGGactgctttttaaaaatattggtGATCCTTTGCGTCAATAAAATTAAGCGTACGATCGAATTTACTAACTttagttaaaaatttatatttgtttaaaaaatttaatataagattattaACTTAGAGTccaacaattaatatatattataattctaAATCCATATATTCGCCTGGATATCTTTATACTATCAAGATAACAATTAATAACAAGCACAAATCAACAAAAGATATAGTGAAATGGCAagtactattttattattaagactaaaatatttaaacatattcTGTATTTTCTTAAATAGATTGAAACGGGACGCGTGAGGTGAGTGGGGGGTGGGGTAGCTACGTTTTGTAAAATTCATTCGTACCGTTCAAATTAGCTTTCAATGGGATTTAGATAAATACTTATAATATTAAGGCTATAAAGTGTCTTTTTCGAGGGATAtctaataacagatagtattaaataaatagtattaaataatattagtatttactatctactaatcctagtcctattaggattagtactccttaatcctagtcctattaggattagtactccttcctatatccctatatatatctcccatgtattcctttattaggttaacacttcaatacaatcaatattctttCATAGTATTAAGAGCTAGAAAACCtatatcttcttttctctaggtttttttttctctctttagggcatcGATCGTTCCTtttcttctcttgggcggcggcagccatgacaaccgaggtggatcctctcgattcacttccttctggcgttaaactccttctcaggcatcttcatgccctgattcccaaaaaattatcagacataaattaccctacatggaaaatcaccgttcttacagcccttgaggccaattaccttctcaaatacgtcgatggaagcacagaaccgccgccggcagtcatcaccgccacggacaaataaaaaaaaaacaatccggcccatgccgcctggaaagcagtggatggccagatccgatcatgtttgattgcggtcatctctcccacggttcagaaacacgtctgATCCTACAtaactgcttcagccctgtggacggccctcgcaacacgctatgcatcaattttccactctcatatttttcaattgcgtga
This genomic window contains:
- the LOC109120065 gene encoding uncharacterized mitochondrial protein AtMg00810-like, whose protein sequence is MVTVRFVLAIVASKNWHIYQMDVYNVFLQGDLVEKVYMQITLGFFKGSHHKSHFDYSLFTLIVKSDVVILVYVDDLILTGSNNTLIQSTKSNLQQKFKMKDLGVLRCFLGLEYSRNASGIFLNQRKYALELIADSATGSTTNDKLLIDPERYQRLVGKLLYLIMTRPDIAYTVQVLSQFMHRPTESQMLAAIRVIRYIKNAPGLGLFMSSTTSHQLFAYCDSVWAASSQSRKSVTGYMIKFGSSLISWKSKKQETISRSSAEAEFRSMASTVAELSCLFKELGVPIVYTTY